In Marivirga salinae, a single window of DNA contains:
- a CDS encoding AAA family ATPase, with translation MIIIVMGLPGSGKSFFSQHLAKALNAEYLSSDRVRNTLKMGGKYSLTDKLYVYEWLANLAEGAIDRKVKVVVDATFYLQQTREFFLEIAKRRNVEMKCILIQASEALIKKRLEGHRKESEADYKVYKKIKKEYENIDIPCLRLTSKSDNIDLMLQQALDFIDSKKNETV, from the coding sequence ATGATTATAATAGTAATGGGTTTGCCAGGGTCAGGAAAAAGTTTCTTTTCCCAACATTTAGCTAAAGCTTTAAATGCTGAATATTTAAGTAGTGACCGAGTTAGAAACACACTTAAAATGGGGGGCAAATATAGCTTGACTGACAAGTTATATGTTTATGAGTGGTTGGCTAATCTTGCTGAAGGAGCAATAGATAGAAAAGTAAAAGTAGTGGTAGATGCTACCTTCTATTTGCAGCAAACCAGAGAATTTTTTTTGGAAATTGCTAAAAGACGAAATGTAGAAATGAAATGTATTTTGATTCAGGCTTCTGAAGCCTTGATTAAAAAACGTCTGGAAGGGCACCGAAAAGAAAGTGAAGCTGATTATAAGGTGTACAAAAAAATCAAAAAAGAGTATGAGAATATCGATATTCCCTGTCTCCGACTTACTTCTAAATCTGATAATATCGATTTAATGTTGCAACAAGCTCTAGATTTTATTGATTCTAAAAAAAATGAAACCGTCTGA
- a CDS encoding phosphotransferase, producing the protein MKPSDIRQLASKGSFGKKPIKASIIETHISWVLLNEDFAFKIKKPVKLTFLNFSTLNLRRHYCMRELFLNQSYSNIYLDVLPIRKEDNNWTIGDGNGDIIDYTVRMKRLQNEKKMDVMLNDDKLNKKHIEQLSKTISSIHQEAEIVKTDFNLTNLKELFNGFVDIKPLVLKYFYVRDANLIDRSIAWSNKFLESHEVRMKQRRKEGFIRLLHGDLHCGNIFISNPPVIFDCIEFDDNLRQIDLLSEIGFLCMDIEAHDEPNLSDYFVEKYNKLFNVIQTKEDYEILHYYKCFRATIRAKVSILSAVQQQNSSKLKEALSKAKTYLRLLKTYLPSKVYIN; encoded by the coding sequence ATGAAACCGTCTGATATACGACAATTGGCATCAAAAGGAAGCTTTGGTAAAAAACCGATTAAAGCTTCCATAATCGAAACTCATATTTCATGGGTGCTATTGAATGAGGACTTTGCTTTTAAAATCAAGAAACCCGTTAAACTTACTTTTCTCAATTTTTCTACTCTGAATTTAAGAAGACATTATTGTATGCGTGAATTATTTTTAAACCAATCCTACTCAAATATATACTTGGATGTTTTACCTATCCGCAAAGAAGATAATAATTGGACTATAGGGGATGGAAATGGTGATATCATTGACTATACAGTAAGAATGAAACGACTTCAGAATGAAAAGAAAATGGATGTTATGCTTAATGATGATAAGCTTAACAAAAAACATATCGAACAACTGTCAAAAACAATTTCAAGTATACATCAGGAGGCTGAAATCGTAAAAACAGATTTTAATTTGACTAATCTTAAGGAATTATTCAACGGTTTTGTTGATATAAAGCCTTTAGTATTGAAGTATTTCTATGTAAGGGATGCTAATCTAATTGATAGATCCATTGCATGGAGTAATAAGTTTTTGGAATCCCATGAAGTAAGAATGAAACAAAGAAGAAAGGAAGGCTTCATAAGATTACTCCATGGGGATCTCCATTGTGGGAATATATTCATTTCCAATCCTCCTGTTATTTTTGACTGCATAGAATTTGATGATAACTTAAGACAGATTGATTTATTAAGTGAAATTGGATTTCTATGTATGGATATAGAAGCACATGATGAGCCTAATTTGAGTGATTATTTTGTAGAAAAATACAACAAACTATTTAATGTTATTCAGACTAAAGAGGATTATGAAATACTACATTATTATAAATGCTTTAGAGCAACCATAAGGGCAAAAGTTTCAATTTTAAGTGCAGTCCAACAACAAAATTCCTCCAAACTTAAGGAAGCGCTTTCCAAAGCCAAAACCTACCTTAGACTACTAAAAACCTACCTTCCTTCAAAAGTTTACATTAATTGA
- a CDS encoding FAD-dependent oxidoreductase yields the protein MNAVKHPKKWEFETDVLIVGTGGAGLTAAIVAHDHGANTMIIEKSDKVGGTTAVSGGIIWVPINHHMKKAGLKDSRAEAMTYIKKLAEDRVDDSIIKSLINNGPKMVKYIENKTPLKFALIKDYPDYHPDWEGGKPNGGRSLESGLFDTNELGKWKGRLRKSPIFGFTPITFEEAMKWKVFSNPKDMDMDVVSERLQKGIVGYGEALIGNLLSACLKRGVEPLLDTSAKQLIMDDENRVIGLRADHHGENTYIKVNRGIIMASGGYEWNEAMVKQFLPGSPMGISTCPPHNEGEAISMAMEVGANLANMSEAWWFPGLQVPDEEYDGKPLMRLCLAERSLPHTIIVNKYGKRFVNEAHNYNDVGKTFNVFDPVKGEYPNVPAWLILDSKFFEKYVFVTSMPGDTPPNWVKRGNTLKELAETIGVDSDGLKQTIIQFDQYAIKGVDLDFHRGGNTYDRFQGDPDHQPNPNLGKIEKGPYYAIQIHKSNLGTKGGPKIDVNGRVLNVHDEVIQGLYAVGNAAMGVTGPGCGGAGGTIGPAMTFAYLAAMDAAMQKSDLKPQKEESYARISS from the coding sequence ATGAATGCAGTAAAACACCCTAAAAAATGGGAATTTGAGACCGATGTACTAATAGTGGGTACAGGAGGTGCTGGTCTAACGGCTGCAATAGTTGCCCATGACCACGGTGCAAATACGATGATAATCGAAAAATCTGATAAGGTTGGAGGAACGACTGCAGTATCTGGAGGTATAATTTGGGTGCCTATCAACCATCATATGAAAAAAGCAGGCTTAAAAGACAGCCGAGCAGAAGCGATGACCTATATCAAAAAACTGGCGGAGGACAGAGTTGATGATAGTATTATTAAAAGTTTGATCAATAACGGACCAAAAATGGTCAAATATATAGAAAATAAAACTCCTTTAAAGTTTGCTTTAATAAAAGACTACCCAGATTATCATCCTGATTGGGAAGGCGGTAAACCAAATGGAGGAAGATCTTTAGAGTCTGGTTTATTTGATACGAATGAACTTGGTAAGTGGAAGGGTAGATTGAGAAAAAGCCCAATTTTTGGATTTACCCCTATTACTTTTGAAGAAGCCATGAAATGGAAAGTGTTTAGCAATCCTAAGGATATGGATATGGATGTAGTTTCTGAGCGTTTGCAAAAAGGGATAGTAGGTTATGGGGAGGCATTGATTGGAAACCTTTTATCAGCTTGCTTAAAACGTGGAGTAGAACCATTGCTAGATACCTCAGCAAAACAATTAATTATGGATGACGAAAACAGGGTAATTGGATTGCGAGCAGATCATCATGGTGAAAACACCTACATCAAGGTGAATCGTGGAATTATTATGGCTTCCGGTGGCTATGAATGGAATGAGGCTATGGTAAAACAATTTTTGCCTGGTTCTCCAATGGGAATATCCACTTGTCCTCCTCATAATGAAGGAGAAGCAATCAGTATGGCTATGGAAGTAGGCGCCAATTTGGCCAATATGAGCGAAGCTTGGTGGTTCCCAGGATTGCAAGTTCCTGATGAAGAATATGATGGAAAGCCTTTAATGCGCTTATGCTTAGCTGAACGCTCTTTACCTCATACAATCATTGTTAACAAATATGGTAAGCGGTTTGTAAATGAAGCACACAATTACAATGATGTTGGCAAAACATTCAATGTATTTGATCCAGTAAAAGGAGAATATCCTAATGTGCCTGCTTGGTTGATTTTGGACAGTAAATTCTTTGAGAAATATGTATTTGTAACCTCAATGCCGGGAGATACTCCACCAAATTGGGTGAAAAGAGGCAATACATTAAAAGAATTAGCTGAAACAATAGGTGTTGATTCTGATGGACTTAAACAAACTATAATTCAATTTGATCAATATGCAATAAAAGGGGTAGATCTTGATTTCCATAGAGGTGGAAATACCTATGATAGATTTCAAGGTGATCCAGACCATCAACCTAATCCCAACTTAGGAAAAATTGAAAAGGGTCCTTACTACGCTATTCAAATACATAAGAGTAATCTTGGCACCAAAGGCGGCCCTAAAATTGACGTCAATGGCAGAGTTTTAAATGTTCATGATGAAGTAATTCAAGGATTATATGCAGTAGGAAATGCAGCTATGGGAGTTACTGGTCCTGGGTGTGGCGGTGCTGGCGGAACAATTGGTCCTGCTATGACCTTTGCTTATTTGGCAGCAATGGATGCTGCTATGCAGAAATCAGATTTGAAACCACAAAAAGAAGAAAGCTATGCCCGAATTAGTTCATGA
- a CDS encoding CoxG family protein → MPELVHEKQMRARVQEVWDFVKDQNNWAPFLMGYQNHQILNDKESIWKLKSSIAGVTYSFKMEVLITEWEEGKKMGFELRGLTHPVKGSGTVTLKEAGSRLTDVSFHLHLQGRGITTPVMNLVVGPLLKPMAEQLLDKINEVMEQTSVRA, encoded by the coding sequence ATGCCCGAATTAGTTCATGAAAAACAAATGAGGGCTCGAGTGCAAGAAGTTTGGGACTTTGTGAAAGACCAAAACAACTGGGCGCCTTTTCTTATGGGATATCAAAATCATCAGATACTTAATGACAAAGAATCCATCTGGAAACTAAAGTCATCAATAGCAGGAGTTACTTATTCATTTAAAATGGAAGTACTCATTACAGAATGGGAAGAAGGCAAAAAAATGGGCTTTGAACTGAGAGGTCTTACTCACCCTGTAAAAGGAAGCGGCACTGTCACTTTAAAAGAGGCCGGAAGTAGACTTACTGATGTGTCTTTCCACTTACATTTACAAGGAAGAGGAATAACTACCCCAGTAATGAATTTGGTAGTAGGACCTTTGCTCAAACCTATGGCCGAGCAACTTCTTGATAAAATAAATGAAGTAATGGAGCAAACTTCGGTAAGGGCTTAA
- a CDS encoding response regulator, translating into MSQKILVIEDNIEMRENISDILTLASYEILTASNGREGVVLAQQNIPDLILCDIIMPELDGYGVLHILSKDKKTSDIPFIFLTAKAEKADFRIGMNLGADDYITKPFEGLDLLNVIEKRLQKNYLLKTSFQQGSLGINDITDERRQLKELNKLLENQASKTYKKKEMIFLEDRQPHELYYLKKGLVKTYKSTRDGKELVTGFLEPGSFLGYISLLKNKTYTESAVVIEEAEILSIPKQEFLSALFNNKEIAVDFIKILSNRLFDTENRMLELAYFSIRQRTAIALLQLHEQFQNSENENFLITISRKDIADLVGTATESLNRTLADFKEEGVIEIHHHGIIIREMQKLKKAII; encoded by the coding sequence ATGAGCCAGAAAATCCTTGTAATAGAAGACAATATCGAAATGAGAGAAAACATTTCTGATATTTTGACACTTGCCAGCTATGAAATCTTAACCGCATCGAATGGAAGAGAGGGAGTGGTTTTGGCTCAGCAAAACATTCCTGATCTCATTTTGTGTGACATAATCATGCCTGAATTAGACGGCTATGGTGTATTGCATATCTTGAGTAAGGATAAAAAAACATCGGATATCCCTTTCATTTTTTTAACCGCAAAAGCAGAAAAGGCTGATTTTAGGATTGGAATGAACCTCGGTGCCGATGACTATATTACTAAACCTTTTGAAGGACTTGATTTGCTTAATGTTATTGAAAAGCGTTTGCAAAAAAATTATTTATTGAAAACATCCTTTCAGCAGGGCAGCTTAGGTATAAATGACATCACAGATGAAAGACGTCAATTAAAGGAGTTGAATAAATTATTGGAAAATCAAGCAAGTAAGACGTATAAAAAAAAGGAAATGATTTTTTTGGAAGATAGACAACCCCATGAACTTTATTACCTCAAAAAAGGATTGGTTAAAACTTATAAATCCACAAGAGATGGGAAAGAATTGGTAACTGGATTTTTAGAACCAGGAAGTTTTTTAGGATATATATCCTTACTTAAAAATAAGACATATACAGAAAGTGCTGTAGTGATTGAGGAAGCGGAAATACTCTCAATTCCTAAACAGGAATTCTTAAGTGCCCTTTTTAATAATAAGGAAATTGCAGTTGATTTTATAAAAATATTGTCAAATAGATTATTTGATACGGAAAATCGAATGTTAGAATTAGCTTATTTTTCTATCAGACAACGCACTGCCATTGCTTTACTTCAATTGCATGAGCAGTTTCAAAATTCAGAAAATGAGAATTTCCTGATCACGATCTCTCGTAAAGATATAGCTGATTTAGTTGGAACGGCTACTGAATCGCTTAATAGAACATTGGCTGATTTCAAAGAGGAGGGGGTAATTGAAATCCATCATCATGGAATTATTATTCGGGAAATGCAGAAATTGAAGAAGGCGATTATTTGA